A stretch of DNA from Candidatus Equadaptatus faecalis:
AGTTATTCTTTTTCTTCTTCAACAAACTGTCTTAAAACTTCAAAACGCGCATCGCCGGAAGATTTTTTGCAGCCGCAGATTTCGGTGTTCAGATTTGCTCCGCATTCGGGGCACAGCCCTTTGCAGTCTTCCCTGCACAGAACCACCGCCGGAAGAGAGGTAAGCATTACCTCCCAAATCTGCGGGGAAAGATCTATTTCGTCTTCCCAGCTGTCAAGAAAAATAACGTCCTCGTCACCGTCAGCCGAAGAATTTTTTTCGTCCTTCGTTTGCGGCTCCGCGTCGGCAGAAAGCGAAAAAAGATATTTCAGAGTGCCGGAAAAATCTGTTTCCGCCGGTTCAAGGCAGCGGGCGCACGGTGTTCCTGCTTTCCCTGACACTGTTATATCAGCGCAGAGATTTGCTTCCGTACGGTAAGCTTTAATTTTAACCGCCAGAGGCGACAGAAATTCGTACAGCTGTCCCCAATAGCTCACCGACGTTTTCTCTTCAATGAGGAAGGCGTCTTCGTACACGGTCCCGTCTTTTGAAACTGCGGGAAGTATCAGAGTACGTTTCCAGCTTTTGGGAACAGCTTCAAGATATTTCATTTCTGCCGTCTATTTTGCTTTCTTCGCGCTTTTTGCGGCGGGTTTTCTGCCTGCTTTTTTGGCGGCTGCTGTTTTCTTAACAGCTGTTTTCTTAACCGTAGTTTCCTTGGCTGCGGCTTTCTTTGTTGTTCTCTTTGCCGTTGTCTTTTTTGCGGCTGCCTTTTTCGCTGTTCTCTTTGCCGTTGTCTTTTTCGCGGCTGTCTTTTTCGCTGTTCTTTTTGCCGTCGTCTTTTTCGCGGCGGCTTTCTTCGCAGGGGCTGAGCCAAGAACGAGTCTCTGCGTATCGCGTGCAATCATCAGTTCTTCATTCGTAGGAATGACGAAAACCTTGACAGGGGATCTCTTTTTGCTGATAAGAACCTCTTCGCCGCGGACTTTGTTGCTGTTTTTGTCAAATTTAACACCAAGGAATTCAAGGTCTTTGCAGACTTTTTCACGGAATGCTATACCGTTCTCGCCAATACCGGCAGTAAATACGATAGCGTCAACGCCGCCCATCGCCGCCGCATAGGCTCCGATATATTTTTTGACTTCGTAAATAAGCATGTTCTGTGCGGTTTCAGCGCGCCAGTTGTTGTCTTCCGCCGCTTCTTCAACGTCGCGAAGGTCGCTTGATACGCCTGAAATACCGAGAAGACCGCTCTTTTTGTTGCATATCTCGTTGATTTTGTCTACGTCATAACCGAGGCTTGCAAGCTGAATAAGAACTGCGGGGTCAACATCTCCGCTTCTTGTTCCCATTATGACTCCGGCTGTCGGGCTGTAACCCATTGTTGTGTCAAGTGATTTTCCTTTTTTGACCGCCGTGATTGAGCTTCCGTTGCCGAGGTGGCACGTGATTATGCGAAGTTCTTTAATT
This window harbors:
- a CDS encoding DUF177 domain-containing protein; this encodes MKYLEAVPKSWKRTLILPAVSKDGTVYEDAFLIEEKTSVSYWGQLYEFLSPLAVKIKAYRTEANLCADITVSGKAGTPCARCLEPAETDFSGTLKYLFSLSADAEPQTKDEKNSSADGDEDVIFLDSWEDEIDLSPQIWEVMLTSLPAVVLCREDCKGLCPECGANLNTEICGCKKSSGDARFEVLRQFVEEEKE
- a CDS encoding acetate kinase, yielding MKILVLNCGSSSLKYQLVDMDGEKLLAKGLVERIGMAGSHIKHTKVAGKEKFDKDVSFPTHTEAIKFVLDMLVDKKFGVLKNLSELSAVGHRVVHGGEDFTESALVTPKVLEGIRKVTPLAPLHNPANLQGIEAVQRVLPDLPNVVVFDTSFHQTMPATSYLYGIPYEFYKKEKIRRYGFHGTSHKYVSQRCAELLGKPIKELRIITCHLGNGSSITAVKKGKSLDTTMGYSPTAGVIMGTRSGDVDPAVLIQLASLGYDVDKINEICNKKSGLLGISGVSSDLRDVEEAAEDNNWRAETAQNMLIYEVKKYIGAYAAAMGGVDAIVFTAGIGENGIAFREKVCKDLEFLGVKFDKNSNKVRGEEVLISKKRSPVKVFVIPTNEELMIARDTQRLVLGSAPAKKAAAKKTTAKRTAKKTAAKKTTAKRTAKKAAAKKTTAKRTTKKAAAKETTVKKTAVKKTAAAKKAGRKPAAKSAKKAK